In Ferroplasma sp., a single window of DNA contains:
- a CDS encoding sulfocyanin codes for MKPITKAAFAVLAIAIVLIAAIGITVATYQPMNTVMSDQGKVNYKAIPYYNTTVNGTTVQIVNLSLAAWGQGNGHPNAYPFNFNGTSYGAMTIYLPANADIHANMTDYEVKPHTLKFELPYASQWARGPIWAHTSVHVKKVIISTGTIDPIWYGNVAHYRSIWWNDTQPGHYWAVCGLTTHAEAGMYVYVIVSSSVHVPYYTIK; via the coding sequence TTGAAACCGATTACAAAGGCAGCTTTTGCAGTACTTGCGATAGCTATAGTACTTATAGCGGCTATTGGTATAACAGTTGCTACTTATCAGCCAATGAATACAGTTATGTCAGACCAGGGCAAAGTTAACTACAAGGCGATACCATACTATAATACTACTGTTAATGGAACAACAGTTCAAATAGTGAATCTCTCACTGGCAGCCTGGGGGCAGGGAAATGGGCACCCTAATGCATACCCATTTAATTTCAACGGTACCTCATACGGTGCTATGACCATATACCTACCAGCGAATGCAGATATACATGCGAATATGACAGATTATGAGGTTAAGCCGCACACACTTAAATTCGAACTTCCATATGCATCACAGTGGGCACGTGGACCTATATGGGCACATACTAGTGTTCACGTAAAGAAAGTCATAATTAGCACAGGTACAATAGATCCTATATGGTATGGTAATGTTGCACATTACAGATCCATATGGTGGAACGACACACAACCAGGACACTACTGGGCTGTGTGCGGATTAACCACCCACGCCGAGGCTGGAATGTATGTATATGTAATAGTTAGCTCTTCGGTTCATGTACCGTACTATACAATAAAATAA
- a CDS encoding 4Fe-4S binding protein, with protein sequence MVTYIIFVFSYLIRHKYDISFLKVAAIGIFTAMMASMLDAFLLYITTVHDFIDTALAFSFGMILMSQPIVATFVGVMHGGLDRKGLTRANATAFTGLIIWNEVSMGLFLFYLFNPTIIHFDYYHAFYSLDFVSDLSNGINTIYFLVPMSVEMFFLYLVYKPKGMHKYASISIFTMDLFAPTLLGNNTFVFIGGVGETAVMIIFMIIFFEYIAKHRLMLPEDDAYHIKMIFIDYLLMGAGTFIGTLLLDPFGLAWIFFAMAIIFGMIYYFQSMFSIKKPKVEEKTSNNVVVKRKKIVNKPARLIFFVLVASFVSELFMAGSMDFATYNYLPFFRVIDTLPVYHGASVAGFYAQDVLKEFVSPFVPASTGPYNLIIFYGMVGGVYKFTPVSTFIEILYIIGYITDSPTFLLIMGIEMITLVVAQIRILKDRGKKINLMFAIAAYLLYTTIGPNFLNPLYYNRLPFWANTGAQAALYPYLVLPLLGSYALYALLALLFGRRSYCSTLCPSAVMYGGTLGQSMIKYNYESKVSRKQRTSYFTDSVLFIATGSWIWAILASLFSYMYTTTGSLRFSIYGIDPSVFYSYFIWNLLWYVFFFSIPFVGMSPCRKYGWCSTGTLVGFFSVLGFFKLKVKDKNVCRTCETKECATSCEVGLSTMPGSFIKSGQFKSVKCVGSGDCIRACPYGNIYFYDVRNYLREKLGHKNKELNNDGEFVMVKKNTELKK encoded by the coding sequence ATGGTAACGTATATCATTTTTGTATTTTCATACCTAATCAGGCATAAATATGACATATCATTTTTAAAGGTGGCCGCCATCGGAATATTTACTGCAATGATGGCCAGCATGCTTGATGCATTCCTGCTTTACATAACAACAGTACATGATTTCATTGATACAGCACTGGCATTTTCATTTGGTATGATTTTAATGTCACAGCCAATAGTGGCAACCTTCGTGGGAGTGATGCATGGTGGACTGGACAGGAAAGGTTTAACCAGGGCAAATGCCACAGCGTTCACGGGGCTAATTATATGGAACGAGGTGTCCATGGGACTATTTCTATTCTATTTATTTAACCCTACCATAATACATTTTGATTACTATCACGCTTTCTATTCCCTTGATTTTGTTTCAGATCTGAGTAATGGAATAAATACAATATATTTCCTTGTACCCATGAGTGTGGAAATGTTCTTCCTTTATCTGGTTTATAAACCGAAGGGGATGCATAAATACGCTTCAATTTCTATATTTACCATGGACCTATTTGCGCCTACCCTGCTTGGAAACAATACGTTCGTATTCATAGGTGGTGTTGGAGAAACTGCAGTAATGATAATATTTATGATTATATTCTTTGAATACATAGCAAAACACAGGTTAATGCTGCCGGAGGATGATGCTTACCATATAAAAATGATTTTTATCGATTACCTGTTAATGGGTGCCGGAACGTTTATCGGTACTTTACTTTTAGATCCATTTGGCCTTGCCTGGATATTTTTTGCAATGGCGATCATATTTGGGATGATATATTACTTCCAGAGTATGTTCTCAATAAAGAAACCAAAAGTTGAGGAAAAAACTAGTAATAATGTGGTAGTGAAACGGAAGAAAATAGTAAACAAACCTGCAAGACTAATATTCTTCGTTCTTGTTGCTTCCTTTGTTTCTGAGCTTTTTATGGCCGGTTCTATGGATTTTGCCACATATAATTATTTACCATTTTTCCGCGTGATTGATACCCTGCCAGTTTATCATGGAGCCAGTGTGGCAGGTTTCTACGCCCAAGATGTTTTAAAAGAGTTTGTATCGCCTTTTGTTCCAGCAAGCACCGGGCCGTATAATTTAATTATTTTTTACGGGATGGTTGGAGGCGTATACAAATTTACACCGGTTTCAACATTTATAGAAATTCTTTATATAATAGGGTACATAACAGATTCGCCAACATTTCTTTTGATAATGGGAATAGAGATGATAACTCTAGTTGTGGCACAGATACGTATATTGAAGGACAGGGGAAAAAAGATCAATTTGATGTTCGCGATTGCGGCCTATCTCCTTTATACAACTATAGGCCCTAATTTTCTGAATCCCTTATATTATAACCGGCTTCCTTTCTGGGCAAATACTGGTGCACAGGCAGCACTTTATCCATATCTCGTTCTCCCGCTCCTTGGGTCTTATGCATTATATGCACTTCTTGCCCTGCTTTTTGGCAGGAGGTCTTATTGCTCAACACTGTGCCCATCGGCAGTGATGTACGGCGGAACTCTTGGTCAGTCCATGATAAAATATAATTACGAGTCCAAAGTAAGCAGGAAACAGAGAACAAGTTATTTCACGGATTCTGTCCTGTTTATAGCTACGGGTTCATGGATTTGGGCAATACTTGCCTCTTTATTTTCATATATGTATACAACTACAGGAAGCTTGAGGTTTAGCATTTATGGAATTGACCCCTCAGTTTTCTATTCATATTTCATATGGAATCTTTTATGGTACGTTTTCTTTTTCTCCATACCGTTTGTAGGCATGAGCCCGTGCAGAAAATATGGATGGTGCTCAACCGGAACTCTTGTAGGATTTTTCAGTGTTCTGGGATTTTTCAAGCTCAAGGTAAAGGACAAAAATGTGTGCAGAACATGTGAGACAAAGGAGTGTGCAACATCATGTGAGGTTGGTTTATCCACAATGCCTGGCTCTTTTATCAAAAGTGGCCAGTTCAAAAGCGTAAAATGTGTGGGTTCTGGAGATTGCATAAGGGCATGCCCCTATGGGAATATTTATTTTTATGATGTGAGGAATTATCTACGCGAAAAATTGGGACATAAGAATAAAGAATTAAATAATGATGGAGAATTCGTAATGGTGAAAAAAAACACAGAACTTAAAAAGTAA
- a CDS encoding helix-turn-helix domain-containing protein — translation MQILYSFKYEKCFASQLISDYNVRIKIVNQELRDNYVYETLAIYAESEDLLDKSIEYLENYPHSYEIEIIGRENNCVTVSVLTKSCPLVELMRRKLMSPSNKIKLERIDYSGNIFWEMNVNNYNKIRHIDESLKEVYDIKDSNIRIYNGRHINVKSEYILKEAFERGYFDVPKKIGLKELSSTLDIPPTTLDLLLRRQLRQVIQKTIK, via the coding sequence ATGCAGATACTGTACTCATTTAAATATGAAAAATGTTTCGCATCACAGCTGATAAGCGATTATAATGTGCGAATTAAGATTGTAAATCAGGAACTGCGTGATAATTACGTTTACGAAACACTGGCTATATATGCGGAGTCAGAAGACCTTCTGGATAAATCTATTGAATACCTGGAAAATTACCCACACTCTTATGAAATTGAGATAATTGGAAGGGAGAACAACTGTGTAACAGTTAGCGTTTTAACAAAGAGCTGCCCCCTGGTTGAACTCATGAGGCGCAAACTTATGAGCCCTTCAAATAAAATAAAATTAGAAAGGATAGACTACTCTGGAAATATATTCTGGGAGATGAATGTCAATAACTATAATAAAATAAGGCACATAGATGAATCATTGAAAGAGGTGTATGATATCAAGGACAGCAATATAAGAATATATAATGGAAGGCACATCAATGTTAAATCTGAATATATACTGAAAGAGGCATTTGAGCGGGGATATTTCGATGTACCCAAAAAAATCGGGCTTAAGGAACTTTCTTCAACACTGGATATACCCCCAACAACTCTTGACCTTCTTTTGAGGCGCCAGTTGAGGCAGGTTATACAAAAAACAATAAAATAA
- a CDS encoding cytochrome C oxidase assembly protein gives MNVILYYYFVFQVILAFGIVVVGGTVEGYGYGLSLGTKWPYTKDMPLKAKAGDPEVWHRILATLLGINAVIMVVLIHGSLEITGLILVVITALLGMATLYTLAGKAPSVVQGLHDILAYSTALTYLLIVYPVAGNVLALIYHNIPLYFFFAVIYMGGMTTGERGYQKAIGYFKIPKTKAQWIWTIHGLAVLLFLFSLILFFFDYNVALIIIGFQIIVGIIVFISVNKSASRPGFIVPMHQFFTILIVLSIVFQLSVFR, from the coding sequence ATGAATGTTATTTTGTATTATTATTTTGTATTCCAGGTGATTCTTGCTTTTGGAATAGTAGTAGTTGGCGGGACTGTTGAAGGATATGGGTATGGACTATCCCTGGGAACAAAATGGCCATATACCAAGGATATGCCATTGAAGGCAAAAGCGGGTGACCCGGAGGTCTGGCATAGAATACTGGCTACATTACTTGGCATAAATGCGGTAATAATGGTAGTTTTAATACACGGTTCCCTGGAAATAACAGGTTTAATTCTTGTAGTTATAACCGCACTTCTTGGCATGGCCACATTATACACCCTGGCCGGAAAAGCACCATCAGTAGTCCAGGGTTTACATGATATTCTGGCCTATTCGACTGCCCTTACCTATCTTTTAATTGTTTACCCTGTGGCTGGAAATGTTCTCGCTTTGATATATCATAATATACCACTATACTTTTTCTTTGCAGTCATATATATGGGTGGTATGACAACAGGGGAAAGGGGGTACCAGAAGGCTATTGGATACTTCAAAATACCAAAAACAAAGGCACAGTGGATATGGACAATACATGGACTGGCAGTACTGCTATTTCTATTCTCACTTATATTATTCTTCTTCGATTACAATGTAGCCCTCATAATAATCGGTTTCCAGATCATTGTGGGAATAATAGTATTCATTTCTGTCAACAAATCAGCATCAAGACCGGGATTCATAGTGCCAATGCATCAGTTTTTCACCATACTCATTGTACTCTCCATAGTATTCCAGTTAAGTGTTTTCAGATAA
- a CDS encoding MBL fold metallo-hydrolase, protein MSKIVFNFPENIDMIPGTVVHTYVLKHNGTTIQIDAGIQADFNKIMDYYSTTGSSPDYVLITAVDYIHVGALRDIYDTYNPKIYVPKRGMGTMKNGPNLKGILEIEGKGLRFEGIQHVYSYNKMDIDFLEVMDTPGYSQDNVSIYYKEQNTVFVGDAFTIKRKKFKIDPMFTQNMEDARQSLQKIKDLCPVTILPSHGDPYNCP, encoded by the coding sequence TTGTCTAAAATTGTTTTCAATTTTCCTGAGAATATAGACATGATACCCGGTACAGTTGTTCATACATATGTATTAAAACATAACGGTACTACTATCCAGATAGATGCCGGGATACAGGCGGACTTCAATAAAATAATGGATTATTATAGTACGACTGGTTCTTCCCCGGATTACGTATTGATAACCGCTGTAGATTATATCCATGTGGGTGCATTGCGTGATATTTACGATACTTACAATCCTAAAATATACGTGCCTAAACGCGGGATGGGAACCATGAAAAATGGCCCTAATTTAAAGGGAATTCTTGAAATAGAAGGGAAAGGGTTGAGATTTGAAGGAATTCAGCATGTATATTCTTATAATAAGATGGACATTGATTTTCTTGAAGTTATGGATACGCCAGGGTATTCCCAGGACAATGTATCTATTTATTATAAGGAGCAAAACACTGTATTTGTTGGGGATGCATTTACTATAAAGAGAAAAAAGTTTAAGATTGACCCTATGTTTACTCAAAATATGGAAGATGCCCGTCAGTCCCTGCAGAAGATTAAGGATTTATGCCCGGTAACCATACTACCATCACATGGGGACCCATATAATTGCCCATAA
- a CDS encoding cbb3-type cytochrome c oxidase subunit I: MEVGSNDELYEKNNKIYNSVRGWIFSTNHKQIGLLYILTSLVFFIGGGVLALLMRVQLAIPRYDLVHYGLFSGRFLDALQYNQLVTIHGLTMLIWFLGPLGFGFGIYLVPLAIGSRDMIYPRINALGYWLYLFSGILLWMGFFLPGGNLDTGWTVYQPLSSFKFTPYIGADTAAAAVVVRGLGTIIASTEVIATVFKARARGFRLMNLPLFVWAILWVAMISWFVFPEISALFFVLVVSNLLGLSGFISTYGGALMWENLFWYFGHPEVYLLLLPGTGAMFDYLSNLGHRAPYLKKWMIAAMGAISVDSVMVFLHHTFMTGIVFAWLMATSVFTETISIPTGMLIVGLIATLLGAKHKFQTPILFALAASTSFMIGGITGVTQSSLAIDTIVHGDYYVVAHFHYFMVGVAVMGLMGNLYYYFPKFTGKMYSETLGRIHWAIAYIGVNTLYFPMFFLYDLPRRVYTYQSGFGYTIFNEISTVGAFIFGLSFLIMFANFAYSMKKHAPLTDQNPYKATAGFVWFTTNPPKYYNFDYEPYVGGEDNRDLLLDKNKPIKPPKVELSTRPLYIALGVVIGFIGAVVAMMGYKPYAFGIFYAYLGYAIVAVAAALFLVGTIGWMYDDYKLKSPNVPPTYKKDPVTKGFNNTRLGMLIFLAGDMIWMATFYGMVEWLKLQSVSPYVEGNDPVTWFFPSLASVYIYISIAAIGIAALLAWGSLSGAIKKSPGKSATYMAVGSVFGIIFIITSLLSLLNINSYSALSLGGATANNPIASMYWLISLMDLLFGIGVIAVMIGYAIRVKYSKKFLWGRTATSADVIMWFVAFVFLTTVFTTVAFIA, translated from the coding sequence ATGGAAGTCGGTAGTAACGATGAATTATATGAAAAGAATAACAAGATATACAATTCAGTCAGAGGCTGGATTTTCTCTACAAATCACAAACAAATAGGACTGCTGTATATACTGACATCTCTGGTTTTCTTTATAGGTGGCGGTGTTCTGGCCCTCTTGATGAGAGTACAGCTGGCAATACCGAGATATGACCTTGTTCATTATGGTCTATTCTCCGGAAGATTTCTGGACGCACTTCAGTATAATCAGCTTGTAACCATACATGGCCTTACAATGCTAATATGGTTCCTTGGTCCACTAGGTTTTGGATTTGGTATTTATTTGGTACCGCTTGCTATTGGTTCTAGAGATATGATATACCCGAGGATTAATGCCCTTGGTTACTGGTTATACTTATTTAGTGGCATACTTCTCTGGATGGGATTCTTCCTCCCTGGTGGAAATCTGGACACGGGATGGACAGTTTATCAGCCATTATCATCATTTAAGTTTACACCATATATAGGGGCTGATACAGCTGCTGCTGCAGTGGTGGTGAGGGGTCTTGGTACAATCATTGCATCAACTGAGGTTATAGCTACTGTCTTCAAGGCCAGGGCGCGTGGTTTTAGGTTAATGAACTTACCATTATTCGTGTGGGCCATACTCTGGGTTGCAATGATATCGTGGTTTGTATTCCCAGAAATAAGTGCACTATTCTTCGTTCTTGTCGTGTCTAACCTTCTGGGATTAAGTGGCTTTATCTCAACATATGGAGGTGCCCTTATGTGGGAAAACCTGTTCTGGTACTTTGGGCATCCAGAGGTATATTTACTTCTATTACCGGGTACCGGGGCAATGTTTGATTATCTATCGAATTTAGGTCACAGGGCTCCCTATCTGAAGAAGTGGATGATAGCTGCAATGGGCGCAATATCAGTTGACAGTGTTATGGTTTTCCTCCATCACACATTTATGACCGGTATAGTCTTTGCATGGTTAATGGCGACCAGTGTATTCACAGAAACCATATCCATACCTACCGGAATGTTGATCGTTGGATTGATAGCAACACTGCTTGGGGCAAAGCATAAGTTCCAGACGCCCATATTATTTGCACTGGCAGCATCAACATCCTTCATGATCGGTGGTATAACAGGCGTTACACAATCTTCACTTGCTATAGACACTATCGTTCACGGAGACTATTATGTCGTTGCACATTTCCATTATTTCATGGTGGGTGTGGCCGTAATGGGGCTTATGGGAAATCTGTATTATTATTTCCCCAAGTTCACAGGCAAAATGTACAGTGAAACACTTGGAAGAATACACTGGGCAATTGCGTACATAGGAGTTAACACACTGTATTTCCCGATGTTCTTCCTGTACGATTTACCGAGGAGGGTATACACATACCAGTCTGGATTCGGTTATACTATATTCAATGAAATATCAACAGTTGGGGCATTTATATTCGGTTTATCCTTCCTGATAATGTTCGCAAACTTTGCATATTCGATGAAAAAACACGCGCCATTGACAGACCAGAATCCGTATAAGGCCACTGCAGGATTTGTCTGGTTCACAACAAACCCACCGAAGTATTACAATTTTGACTATGAGCCATATGTTGGCGGAGAGGACAACAGAGACCTGTTACTGGATAAGAATAAACCTATAAAACCACCCAAAGTAGAATTATCTACAAGACCATTATATATTGCTCTTGGCGTGGTAATAGGATTTATAGGTGCAGTAGTCGCAATGATGGGATACAAACCATATGCATTCGGCATATTCTATGCTTATCTGGGATATGCAATAGTAGCAGTTGCAGCTGCACTCTTCCTGGTTGGAACCATTGGTTGGATGTATGATGATTACAAACTTAAATCGCCAAATGTACCTCCAACATATAAGAAAGACCCGGTAACAAAGGGATTCAATAACACAAGGCTCGGTATGCTGATATTCTTGGCTGGTGATATGATCTGGATGGCCACATTCTATGGAATGGTTGAGTGGTTAAAACTTCAGTCAGTATCTCCGTATGTAGAAGGAAATGATCCAGTCACATGGTTCTTCCCGTCGCTTGCATCAGTCTACATATATATCTCAATAGCTGCCATAGGAATAGCTGCACTGCTCGCATGGGGATCACTATCAGGCGCTATAAAAAAATCACCTGGAAAGAGTGCAACCTATATGGCTGTAGGGTCTGTGTTTGGAATAATATTCATAATAACATCTCTGCTTTCACTGCTTAACATAAACTCTTACTCTGCTTTAAGCCTTGGAGGGGCAACAGCGAACAATCCTATAGCCTCTATGTACTGGCTTATATCTTTGATGGATCTGCTATTTGGAATAGGTGTGATAGCAGTAATGATCGGCTATGCAATAAGGGTCAAGTATTCCAAAAAGTTCCTTTGGGGCAGAACTGCAACAAGTGCAGACGTTATAATGTGGTTTGTAGCGTTTGTATTCCTTACAACAGTGTTTACCACTGTTGCATTCATAGCATGA
- the cyoE gene encoding heme o synthase, protein MGKLTNFMKITKLEITILIDLVAVTAFILAPGSFSHPFLLFLLILTGTLASMSASIFNNIYDMDIDTKMKRTRSRSGTLNEHTRSYIFSIALIMIIVSFAVSSLFINLLTALFIFGGFLSYVFLYTVFLKRRTSLNIVIGGIAGGFPALAGWASLTNSVSLTSLFLAFLVFMWTPTHFWNLSINNVDDYKASKVPMLPAMVGVKKTEFWIIVNTVILVFYSLIPFLVPAIKLGLAYLPIAVIMDAILLYYVARPAFKEYNKKYFRSAFGFSNMYLLILLLVIIIYPFI, encoded by the coding sequence ATGGGTAAATTAACAAATTTCATGAAAATAACGAAACTGGAAATCACAATTTTAATAGATTTAGTTGCCGTAACAGCTTTTATTTTAGCACCGGGCAGTTTCTCTCATCCTTTTCTATTGTTCCTGCTTATCCTGACAGGAACCTTGGCTTCCATGTCAGCAAGCATATTCAATAACATCTACGATATGGATATAGATACAAAGATGAAAAGGACCAGGTCCAGATCAGGCACACTAAATGAACACACAAGAAGCTATATATTTTCAATTGCTCTTATTATGATAATTGTTTCATTTGCAGTCAGTTCCTTATTTATAAACTTACTTACGGCATTATTTATCTTCGGCGGGTTCCTTAGTTATGTATTTTTGTACACCGTATTCCTTAAAAGGAGGACAAGTCTTAACATTGTCATAGGAGGGATTGCAGGTGGATTTCCTGCCCTCGCCGGATGGGCATCCCTAACAAATTCGGTTTCACTTACATCACTATTTCTCGCCTTCCTTGTATTTATGTGGACACCAACCCACTTCTGGAATCTTTCAATTAATAATGTTGATGATTATAAAGCCAGTAAGGTGCCCATGCTGCCTGCAATGGTCGGTGTTAAAAAAACTGAATTCTGGATTATTGTCAACACTGTAATACTTGTGTTTTATTCTCTTATACCATTCCTGGTACCAGCAATTAAACTTGGACTTGCATATCTGCCTATAGCAGTAATCATGGATGCTATACTACTATACTATGTGGCGAGACCAGCTTTCAAGGAATACAACAAAAAATATTTCAGAAGTGCATTCGGATTTTCTAATATGTATCTATTGATCCTCTTGCTTGTTATAATAATATATCCTTTTATATAA
- a CDS encoding DUF929 family protein yields the protein MSQKEHYNKKLLAFFIAFFIVITFLAVYGAEHYNGHDETVELEQYCKISDNDLVKGNTSTCVYFITWDGSPTGNAGSWALYEFLNDHGYNMDKNNYVKNSQSMENFEFNNTPGVIFNNSTYTLDYSGHTTIIKPVYIYGENLTNSTTIAAGLQELKGKVPSVVYKEIKIYTTEAIVDGLSIPSDNISTYHHINSVTLINGPAGAYIFNGYLINPTNFEDETPKQVITDLKDNPSYKPVRNAVKGLETYIKDSD from the coding sequence ATGAGCCAAAAAGAGCATTATAATAAAAAGTTACTGGCATTCTTTATAGCTTTTTTTATAGTTATAACTTTTCTTGCAGTTTACGGTGCTGAACATTATAACGGACATGATGAAACAGTGGAGCTTGAACAATACTGCAAAATATCAGATAATGATCTGGTTAAAGGCAATACCAGTACATGTGTGTACTTCATAACATGGGATGGAAGCCCTACTGGTAATGCGGGATCCTGGGCATTATATGAATTTTTAAATGACCATGGATACAATATGGATAAAAACAATTATGTCAAAAACTCTCAATCCATGGAGAACTTTGAGTTTAACAATACCCCTGGAGTAATATTCAATAATTCTACATATACTTTAGATTATAGTGGGCACACAACTATAATTAAACCAGTATATATTTATGGTGAGAACTTAACTAATAGTACTACAATAGCCGCGGGTCTACAAGAATTAAAAGGAAAGGTGCCTAGTGTGGTATATAAGGAGATTAAAATATATACAACAGAGGCGATAGTTGATGGGCTTAGCATACCAAGCGACAATATCAGTACGTATCATCATATTAATTCTGTTACGTTGATAAATGGACCTGCAGGAGCATATATTTTTAATGGATACCTTATAAACCCAACCAATTTTGAGGATGAGACACCGAAGCAGGTAATAACAGATTTAAAGGACAACCCATCTTATAAGCCAGTAAGAAATGCGGTCAAAGGTCTAGAAACATATATTAAGGATTCTGATTAA
- a CDS encoding cytochrome-c oxidase has product MLELYNILPSVYHLIPRGSITGAEITSIFLAYIVPGILIGAGFALWYVYVFLKSYKPKKADDFENSKYNKDVDMRPGRIENLERGNKTIFKLFVLFVVLILLSLLVYDLPPAYGIRVAGAAPSAPTDAHHYMDIDVVGYQWQWVFIYPNGASSRHFVVLPADTPIQFNVTSVDVMHSFYLINVTKVDAFPGHYNYIWTNITETGEFHFECVELCGLGHAHMRGQAFVLPKTQYESWLNTTTHGEMVEKFHMDGYSENYGPNNYYNGTIAPPSAGA; this is encoded by the coding sequence GTGTTAGAACTATATAATATCTTACCTAGTGTGTATCATCTGATACCAAGAGGTTCCATTACGGGAGCCGAAATTACATCCATATTCCTGGCATATATTGTCCCTGGTATTTTGATAGGGGCAGGTTTTGCTCTATGGTATGTGTATGTATTTCTCAAAAGTTACAAGCCAAAAAAAGCTGATGACTTTGAAAATTCAAAGTACAATAAGGATGTAGATATGAGACCAGGAAGGATAGAGAACCTTGAACGTGGGAATAAAACCATCTTCAAGCTATTCGTTCTGTTTGTGGTGCTCATATTGCTGTCCTTACTGGTATATGATTTACCGCCAGCATATGGGATCAGGGTTGCAGGAGCAGCACCATCAGCCCCTACTGATGCTCATCACTACATGGATATTGATGTAGTCGGATATCAGTGGCAGTGGGTTTTCATATATCCCAATGGTGCATCATCGAGGCACTTTGTTGTACTTCCAGCAGACACTCCAATTCAGTTTAATGTAACCAGCGTTGATGTAATGCATTCGTTCTATCTGATTAATGTCACGAAGGTTGACGCTTTTCCAGGACATTATAATTACATATGGACTAATATTACAGAAACTGGGGAATTCCACTTTGAGTGTGTTGAACTATGTGGACTCGGTCATGCCCATATGAGAGGTCAGGCATTTGTATTACCAAAAACACAGTACGAAAGCTGGTTAAACACCACAACCCATGGTGAGATGGTTGAGAAATTCCACATGGACGGGTACTCTGAAAACTACGGGCCTAACAACTACTATAATGGCACAATTGCACCACCATCAGCTGGTGCATAA